ATATAGAAAACAAAAAAACAAACACCCCCACAAAACCAACTATATTTGACTATATAAACCCTTCATACAAAATAAGAGATACAATAATGAATCTTCAAAACTATCTTGATAAAGGCGGAAATATTAATGCCACAAACACAAACGGCAACACTATTTTAATGGAAGCTTCATCAATAGGATATTATGATTTAGTTGATTATATAATAGATAAAAAAGCAGAAATAAATATTACAAACTCAAATGGTGAAAACGCTTTGATACTATCAGCAGACTATCCATATATATTGAATCTTCTTATAGAAAACAATGCAGATGTAAATGCTATAGACAATAAAGGAAAAACAGCACTTCTCACTGCCGCAGAAAAAGGCAATATTATGTCTGTGCAATTACTCATAAAAGAAAAAAGCAATATTAATCAAAAAGATATTTTAGGCAAAAACGTATTGATGTATGCAGTTGAAAGTGAAAATTTAGACTTGGTAAAATATTTAGTAGAAAAAGTAAAAGTAGATATTAATGAAAAAGATGATTGGGGACAGAATGCCATATTTTATGCGACAAAAATAGAGATGGCTAGATATTTAATTTACAATGACATAGATTATAAAAGCAGAAATTCAATAGGCCTAAAACCTCACGAAGTATTAAAATATAATAACAAGATAAATGTATCTAACTATTTACAAAAATTATATAATGATGAATAATAAAAATGTCTTTAAGTATTTTTTATATAAACCGAAAATATTTGCAGTATATTGGAGAATATAATGAATATCAAAGTTATCTTATTATTTATAAGTATAAACATATTTTTATTTGCACAGTCTACTTCCAATATTGGAGATAATAATATATTAATAAATACTGGTATAGGAAGAGTAGATTATACAACATATACAATATATGCTGATGCCACTGCAGATATTCTTACAGATAAAGTTCTACACCCAGAAGCATTATTAATACTTCAAGAACAGGCAGAAGAAGAAACTTTTAGAACTCTTTATCAAACTTTGGGTAATATTATAGTTAATGGCGATTATACAGTTTATAACATTATAGAAGAAAATGACAAATTAAGAGAAGATGTTATGGACTTTGTTAATAATGCAAGACTTTTAGGCGTATCCTATCCTAGCAGAACAAGCGTTAAAGTATTAATGGCTTTAGATATTATCACTAATCAATTAATGTCAAACTTCATACAAAATATGAATACTTATAAGACTACACCAATAGTAACATATATTGATGCGGGTACTGATTATGATGGGCTTGTAATAGATGCAAGAGGAATAGGTTTCAAGCCTTCTTTATTTCCTACAATATATAATGAGAATGGTGATGCTATTTATGACATTGCTTATATAAATAAACAAATTGCCTCTACTAATGGATATATAAAATATTCTACAAACTCATTTTTAACTAATCAAATATATACAAATTTTACAGGCAGAAAACCATATAATATAGTAGCTTGGAGCACTAGAGGAAGATTTGCAAGTGATTTGGTAATAGGAAATGAAGATGCAAGCATTATATTAAGTGCACCAAAATTAAAAGAGGCTATTAGAAATTGTAAAGTTACAGTTATAATAGACTAAAATATAAGTTGTTTAATATTATGAAAAAAATAGAAGATTATATTGATTATATTTTTGAAGACAATCAAGAAGATATTAAACAATATGTATTAAAACAAACAGACATTATAAACTTCAAAATAAATAAAAATAATATATCAAACAACAAAACTATATACTCTCAAATAGTAGAAAAATACTTTCAAAAAGATGATGATAATGATTATATAATTAGGCTATTTAAAATTATTTCATTATATGATATAGACAATATTTATATATTTGAATCTTTTATTATTAATATTATAGCAGGTCTAAAAATAAAAGATGCTATATTAAAAACAATAAATTATCAAAAAATAATAAATTATAATAAAGGTAATATTTCAGATGAAGAGATACTAAAAAGGAAATTTTATATTTTTATTTATTTTGATAATGCATATAAATATTTTCCAAACTATATAAACAATTATATTGAAAACGTATATAAACTAACATTTGAAGAAGCCTACAAAGAATACAATGACAATATAATAATACCATTAATGGCTTTAGTTATTGGATATTATCTTAATAACGAAAATGAAAAATATATAGATAGAATTTCAGAATATTTGGATAATATAAATACACTAGACTCTATGCTTGCTGTTAGCATTATAATAGATAAAAACAAAAAAATAGAAAATAAATTTGTAGAGTTATTAAAACAATTAGAGCAAAATAACAAAAAACTTATAGCAGATTTTATTTATATATCAAGACTTCCAATAGAAAATAAATACTTCTTTGATTTTAATAATTATGATGATTATATAAACTATTTAATAGATTCAAATGCAGAGAACTATATAATTTTTTTAATTAAATATTTAAACAGCAATATACACTTAAACTATAACAAAATATATTCAGAACTCATAGAAATAAAAAAATATGATGAAGAGACTTTCAATAAAATATATGAAGTATTAAAACTTTCAGACAATAATAAATATGCAATAGAATTAATAACAATATTTAATTTAATAACAAATAGTAATATTGATAACATAAATTATTTTTTAGAATCTTTAGAAAAAGAATTGGAAGACTTTTTTAATATTAAGCATATAAAATACAAAACTATATATGATTTAATTAATGCTCTAAAAATATATAAAAATGATTTAACTATTAAGTTTAATGAACGCATAATATTTTTATTGAATGTTTTTAATTGGTATTATAAAAGTAATGACAATGCTAAAAAAATTGTAAACACTGTATTAGAATCTTTTCCATACAACTTAATGATTCCTGTAATTGTAAAAAATAATATAAACTTATTTAATAAAAATATATATGACATAGTAAAAGAATATTGTATAAACATAAAAGATTTGCTAATAGCTTATTTTAATAGCTACCCAATATATATATTTAAATCTCACTATATTACAGAATTATTAAATAACTATCCTTATGAGATTAAAGAAGCATTTAAAGATATAGATTTTTTAAATATAGTATTAAATAAAAGTTATGCATTGATTGATTTTTTGGAATTAATTTATATAAAAAATAATTTTGATGATTATAGTATTGTCTATAATATTTTAAATACTGATAATGAAGAGATAAAAAAATATTCCCTAAACATCGTTTTAGAAAACGAAGAGTTAAATAGACAATATGTAGAGGATAATTTAGATAATTATAAAGAGTTTAAAGAGATATTAAAAAAATGGAATTACAGCAAAGAGGATTTTTGTTTTAATAGTATTGAAGAGATTTATGATTATGTTGATTATTATTATACAGAAAATGAATTATTAGATTTTTTGGATAATAATATATATTACAATATTCTCTCTCAAGATAACACAAGCATAGATATTAAAGTATTAAAATATATATTAAATGAATTTTTAAAAATAGAGAAGCCTAATAAAATAAAAGATGTAGAGAAAATATTGGAGTTTATAGAGAGAAAATCTTTTATAGACACTGTTGAAAAAGTAGTGGAATATTTTATAAACAATAACCTAATAGAAGACAACATAAAAATAATAACACCTTATGCAATATATGCTGATGAAAACCGTATAGAAAAACTTCATCAATTATTAATAGATTGGAATAATAGTTTTAAAACTCAATTAATACTATATACAATGCAATCAATCGCTATAAACGGCAAAACTTCAGCATTAAAAATGATTAATAAATTCGCTCTATATGGTAATAACAAAGAAATAAAAAACAACATAAAAGAAATACTTATCTATGCATCAGAAATATTAAATACAAATATAGACAACATCTTTGAAAGATTATTCCCCAATTTTGGATTTGATGCAGAAGGAAAAAAAATAATAAATTATGGTAACAAAAGTTTTCAATTACAATTATTAAGCGATTCATATTTAGAAATATTTGATATGCAAAACTCTTCAATAATTAAAGAACTTCCAGAAACAGAAAATGATAAAGAATTAGAAAAAGTAAAAGAAGATTTTTTACACACTCAAAAAACATTAAAAGAAATAATTAATTATGAGAAAATAAAATTAACAAGAGCCTTAATAAACGGCAGAAAATGGAA
The genomic region above belongs to Brachyspira sp. SAP_772 and contains:
- a CDS encoding ankyrin repeat domain-containing protein, which translates into the protein MKRIILLFCLSACLYTQEFDYLLPDDFDANEYKEYYTNDNEKHIENKKTNTPTKPTIFDYINPSYKIRDTIMNLQNYLDKGGNINATNTNGNTILMEASSIGYYDLVDYIIDKKAEINITNSNGENALILSADYPYILNLLIENNADVNAIDNKGKTALLTAAEKGNIMSVQLLIKEKSNINQKDILGKNVLMYAVESENLDLVKYLVEKVKVDINEKDDWGQNAIFYATKIEMARYLIYNDIDYKSRNSIGLKPHEVLKYNNKINVSNYLQKLYNDE
- a CDS encoding DUF4132 domain-containing protein; the protein is MKKIEDYIDYIFEDNQEDIKQYVLKQTDIINFKINKNNISNNKTIYSQIVEKYFQKDDDNDYIIRLFKIISLYDIDNIYIFESFIINIIAGLKIKDAILKTINYQKIINYNKGNISDEEILKRKFYIFIYFDNAYKYFPNYINNYIENVYKLTFEEAYKEYNDNIIIPLMALVIGYYLNNENEKYIDRISEYLDNINTLDSMLAVSIIIDKNKKIENKFVELLKQLEQNNKKLIADFIYISRLPIENKYFFDFNNYDDYINYLIDSNAENYIIFLIKYLNSNIHLNYNKIYSELIEIKKYDEETFNKIYEVLKLSDNNKYAIELITIFNLITNSNIDNINYFLESLEKELEDFFNIKHIKYKTIYDLINALKIYKNDLTIKFNERIIFLLNVFNWYYKSNDNAKKIVNTVLESFPYNLMIPVIVKNNINLFNKNIYDIVKEYCINIKDLLIAYFNSYPIYIFKSHYITELLNNYPYEIKEAFKDIDFLNIVLNKSYALIDFLELIYIKNNFDDYSIVYNILNTDNEEIKKYSLNIVLENEELNRQYVEDNLDNYKEFKEILKKWNYSKEDFCFNSIEEIYDYVDYYYTENELLDFLDNNIYYNILSQDNTSIDIKVLKYILNEFLKIEKPNKIKDVEKILEFIERKSFIDTVEKVVEYFINNNLIEDNIKIITPYAIYADENRIEKLHQLLIDWNNSFKTQLILYTMQSIAINGKTSALKMINKFALYGNNKEIKNNIKEILIYASEILNTNIDNIFERLFPNFGFDAEGKKIINYGNKSFQLQLLSDSYLEIFDMQNSSIIKELPETENDKELEKVKEDFLHTQKTLKEIINYEKIKLTRALINGRKWNYKTFFEVFIYNPIMRYFTLSFVWGVYDENNVLIDSFRYMEDGAFVTADDELYELPDNCYIGIYHIIDDDIEKFYKWKEQFELYDIEQPINQFMNDVITLKEENVKYDSIIIFEGFKIDTSYINQLCRELDIRDTYFNDNASYMIFDDILKIVCKINAYAYGEEIVLGSIEFYELEKNERLGKKINPFEISQKFVSSILYYLSLGLYE